GACTGAGTATCGGATAATAAGACTCGATCTTAAAAATTCGCAGAAACTCTGAGAAAGTATCCGGTTATCCCGATGCTCAACCGAGAGTGCGAGGAAGATATTGAGCTTCCCGAAACTGGACTCCGCGTCGAGAAAGGTACCGGGATACTAATTCCGGTTCTGGGACTTCATTCGGACCCCGATTTATATCCGGAACCGGAAAAATTCGATCCGGAACGTTTCAACGAGGAGAATATCGCCAAGAGGCACCCGTACGCTTATTTGCCATTTGGCGAGGGTCCCAGGAATTGCATCGGTACGTGTTTAGTTTACTCTCGTCTTATCGACGAGTATCTCGAACTAGGTTGAAACGtaattttcttcatattttcgCGGCAGGTATGAGGTTTGGTTTACTTCAAACGAAGGTTGGCATCGTCAGTTTGCTGTCCAAGTACCGATTCACGCCGTCGCCGGACTTGAAACCCATTGTCATGGATACAGCTAATTTCCTCCAGGTTCCCTTACACGGTGTATCGCTTAGGGTACAAATGCGATAATTTCTTCCATCGGAGAAAGTCGAGTTGTTACAATATTGAATCGAAATTTTGGACGATAGGTTGTAGGTATCTTCAAAGGTGTTTGGCGCTATAGTCAATTGGACGAAGACAATGTCACGTACTCgtttgttgttgtttgtttACAATAAACTGTACTGTTCGTGGATCGAAACAATGAAtatgttaataataaattatgcCTAAAAGTAATTCCCAAGTTATCTATTCCCAGTAACTAATTTTCCACTCTCGGATACCGCGCCTTTATCTTATCTGTCGTCATTTCTTACGGACTATAACCGTTGATTGATACGGTTTATAGAATGTTGCAAGCGTGGACGTTTCTGGTAATTAGAGCAAACGTTAAAGCATTTGTCACAATATTCCTAAATATGTAACTCAGATATCAGGTACTGACGTCAAATTATCTGTTGATTATATGGATTTGATCGTTCGTGATGATATCGACGGTGTTTATTGATTATCTTGATCGTTTGACAGCTTGACAGAGTTTGCAAAATATAATACCTGAATTGATGTGGAGGTGGTACAGTTCCAAGAACCTGGTTTATTATAAGGTATTCTATGCGAATTTAGGCGttttagaaaaatgtaaaCTAATTTTACGTCTTTGACGCGTTTAATCACTTGGGACAATCaccaaaaatttctatactcGTAATATTTTCTTCTGAAGGTAAAATAACAGTtctgttgtttatttttaaattgtcacGAGGTGGCGTACTGTCATAGAGTGAGGAAATAAACGATTTGGAATTTTTGTCGagcgttttatttttacagttaTATTAAGATAAACacagttataattttttgtaggAAAATATTCTAACACAACAGtaagtgaatttgaatttttaacagtaAATCCAAAACATGCTGCGTAAAAATTTCTGCCAACGCGTTGAATAATGTAAGAATCAAAAGTAATCTTAGAACGTATCGTGTATTACATCGTATCATCGTAGGTATAATTAATTAGCTTCGAATAAGGTCGTTTGATTATAAACATTGCTGCACCGagtgtataaatatgtatggaAACGgcgggatttttttttctcttagaTTCGAATTTACGATGTTAATTAGTACCGTTATCTGCGAATAGAGGTTGACCTATAGCCTGACATCGATTAACGGTAAACAATTTTACGCAGGCAAAACACAACAAGAAATACGAGACCGttgaggaggagaaaaagaggaTGACAATTTATCTCGAGAGTAAGGAAAAAATTGCTAAGCATAACGCCGATTTCGAGAAGGGACTTACCACTTTTAAAATGGGCATCAATCATTTCGCGGATATGGTTGGTACTTTTACCTGatttaaatttgcaattttttttataattcagaTCTATAAGTACGCGATTgttaagagagagagagagagaaaaaaaacaagtaacaCTTTTCTCTCATTTCGCAGACTCCCGAGGAAAGGAAGATGGGACATTGATGATGCTGTGAACTTGGAGGATTTCTAGTATTacatgtttcaaaattttcaaatttttttcttttcgttaaCGTCTTTCCTTTGGCTTGTAATATTCTTCACCGTGCCGCAGAAATTCACGCAAAACATACGACATATTTATTTGGTTTTTATTCCGTCTTCTCACCGGATTCGCGCAGGTGCAAAATTTGTGTAAACTAGTCATTCCgacaatgaaatattatacgatacTTATGaaaacatatattatatatctaaaAAGTTTTACACTTTTATGCATTTTTAAACCGTTTTacgatattttgtaaaattatattcataataaaacatcactttttttaaaaagtattcAACGCCGGATTTCGTGACATTTATAATCACAGTcttaaatgttattttttttttttaatcacacaCGCACTATAACTTTCAtctataatgtataaaatcCGAATAATGATCGGTCACTGAtcaaaattcataattcaGCGCACGAAAATGCGTAGGTAATGTGAAattatgtttttcaaaaaaagtaCAATCTTATAACTCCACATACATGTTTCAATTCGACTCTCAAACGGTgataataaaagtaaatattcattaattatttctataGCGATGAATAATTGCGAGCAGTAACGTACTTCAAACTTACGTAGCGTCAAATCGAGGTGCATTCGCATGCCGGAAAACAATCTCAACGATAGGTATCAAATTGTGGATTCAAAAGTCATGTTTTTACGGTCAATTATTAGATACGGTAATCGAGgaagtattttcaaaacaattgCCAGAGGATCGAGCAATAATCGCCCGCTCAGTAATTGCAAGGAAAATGCAGTCTACGACGCGACGTGAGTGATTCTTTCGATTGACATTGTAGGAAATTTCAagagaattgaataattcgatGACAATTCCGATactcattatttttcaattatgatTATGATTGTGATTTTGTAGAAAATCTTTAAAAGCTGTAATTCATTTCTCTTCTGCTTTTATGCGATGAGTAAATAGCTCGTTGTTTAAtcgcaaaaaatttatcagatCGCTGTTCGTACTTTTTGAAagtattgtaaataaattgaaaaataaattgcacgAAAAcaggcaaaatttttttaagctaTTGGGATGAGTTTTAACATTTAGTTTAGTAAATTTATATGTACCgtcaaaaaatatgttatcTCCTATCATCTATGCGTACTGTAAACATCGAGAAAAACGGGAGCGTTGCCGGGTGATTTAAAATAGCTGAGAAAGTATCGTTGAGAGATTTAATTGCCTGGGGttcggaaatatttttatctgaCAATAGCATGAGCGAATAGTTTCTACAAAAATTAACGTCGGGATGAAGCTGATGACGGTTGTAAACGTTTGAAAAGCGTTACAGGTGAATCAGAAGAATGCTCGATCTGAACTGAAAAACTCTTGAAGTTGAGCTTTTCGTGTGCGTTGTGGTAAAATCGCAGGGGGATTGAAAtctcacgtttttttttaccatctcCGTTAGTATTTGCTTCCGATTGTACTGACATTGcttaaaagttttttgaaaCTGTCGTCCAACTacgtgataattttttttaataccaaaaaaattattgactGTCCTTCACGTATAATGTACgatgttttaaatttcttccaGCGATTTAAACTCACATTCACGAACGCCCAACCGTTCGCCGCAATCAACGTGTACGTAGATTCGGTTGTCTGCAGTAAGGCGCACCATGATCCCGTGTGTACGGTTGCCTGCGGTGAGGCGCAACATGCTTGTAGTAAGGCGCAATTTTAGTCACGTGAAACTAATTGCTTTTGGTAAGGCGCAATTTTGTTCAATGAAACCGGTTGCCTGCGGTAAGGCGATACGTTGACACGGAGCTTTTTAGTGGTTGAACAGCACCATTAAAATATTATGGTACAATAATACATTAACGATTTGGACCTTGCCTTTGAGCCAATTTCTACGTTCTGCGATGACGTTAATCAATGTATGTGGGTGAAAATTAGTCAGGTCTAAATTTAACGAGATGtagagaagtgaaaaaaaaaaaaaaaaaattaaaattttaagtaTGCATCCGGGAGTGACGACTGACGTTTCGCGGAAGTTTAAGAAATCATTCACGGAACGTCGGCTGTAGGCGGTGGTAGGTATATGTTATAGGTTTAAATGTTATTATACTTACTACCGAATCTCTATTTCTGTACCCTAACGTTGATACGTAAAGTGTATTAAACAAACTGTACAAGATCAAGAGAAAATTGTAGGCTGATGTTAAAGAGTTGGAATTTTGTTGATGCATAAAACATTCCACCAAGATATCAACCGCAGTTTGtattattgcaaaatttcgTACAGATACAATCATCTAGAATACGTTTCttcgttaattttcattcactttGAAAGTAATCTGATAACAAATTTAAATCATTCGTTTTACGCTTTTCCTGCTCCCTTTCTTATATGATCATTTTATAGTTATGCGGCCATTCGCAGAAATTGTTTTAGTAACATTTTGCAGTGAACGTGAGCGTCATGCGGtaaattcaaacaattccCGACAAATCatctgtttgaaatttttttcttttaaacttCATTTTGTAAGGATAAACCGAACGAACTTTGAAACATTTTGTGCGGTTTGTTCTGAAGATTTTTATAGatgaattgtaaaaatacCTGTCACTTTTGCACGTTTATTAAATAGGtatcaacaatatttttttcatgcgtTTCATCGACAGGATAAAAGCGGTCGATCAATCTCTACGattattgtacaatttttttttttttaacatgtaacgcgtcgtaaaatttttctttgtcttcGGTGTTTTTCAAGCAGCTCTCAGAGCTGTAACGGAAAAAACAAGGAAttggagtgaaaaaatttgaagaaaacaagaaaggaaaaagaaaacataaaTGAAGTTCTGAGTAAGCGACACACAGAAGAAGGCCTTGTCCTATTCCGGGGTGATTTATGCCCTCGGTTGCCATTCTATTTAACACGAAAACATTTATAACTACGCCTCGAGTAGCTTGATTAGTTTACATGTAtgtttatacctatacacctatgtatatataggaAATTGTTGCGCTTCAACGGTCCACTGGCGAGCAGCGCGTAGCGCGCCTCGTTGAAAGGAAAACGCATTTAATGCCTACCTGATTTGCAGCCGGTTTTAgacgataattattttcgccGCTTCAACCGTGAcgtggataaattttttctcaagaaaTTTTCGAGTCGAGTGCAAGCTCAACTCTCGGGACTATTTCCAATCCaaatttaaattacttttCCTGGTCTCTTGTATTTCATAATCTACACTGCGATATTTGCAGCACCACGAATCCCGCTAAAACTCCTTAATTGAGCAACTTATATCAATTAATAAATCAAACACACACTCGATGGTATATTTTCCGGTGAAAAAATGACGGCTATATACACAAGCTTCGTGACatttattagattttttttttgtacaaacttttttcaccaaatttgTCGCACGTAATTGGGAAGGTATTTAAAGATTGACGATTATTTCCGCTGATGAGGAATAAgtatatctttttttcttttttctttcaaatcgaCGGTCTTGTCGACGATAATTTTCTCGAtatattttccttttctattttttttttattccatagcagttcttcttcgttttctcGCTCGTTTGAATTCCTGTGAGAATATGTGAAACCGGGGGAACGGGATGAAAATATATAGACCGAAGACCCTTGGCGGATTGCAAATGCTTCGTAATTACATCTATTGGATGCTGGATGCTGCAGTGCAGTCGTGAAGAAACACGCTCTCCATGGTCGGATGGGCTGGGCTGTTTGCATCGTTAACCAACGGTTCACGAACCGCAGTTAATCACCATCGcgtaaaatgtataatatacgccCTGTGAGGCTCTTCTCTATCTTGTACCTACTGTGTGTCTACGCACACCTAGAAACTTATGAGGCAACGATATCTCGGCCTCAATCTATCGCCTGCATCCTCACAACTGATGCGTTTCACGTTATACGTTCGTGTGTAACACGGCAATCAATTCGTCGTCTTATACTTTTAATCATCTCCTCAAATCATGCCCGTTATTCGCGGTTATACTCGCGGAAAATTTAACCACGACGCAGGAACGACTCgacggaaaattttccaaacctcttttttattttttattttttttttatttttttttcgatcacacgagtgaaatttccaatttttgtaactgttatTCACAGGTAGAAAATGTAAATCGgttcttttttaattatgaatcaatttttttaaattatcttgTAATTGTTACGGTGATTTTATATTGTTGGAGCAACGAATTGACGTTAGGTTCttatttgtatgaaaaaataaagtttacGAAGAACAAACAATTTCAACTTTGCTATATAGTTAGAAATTTTTGGATTGATTACCGTAATCGAactgaatacattttttttttttacttcttctatataattcgataaatatttaaagCGTTATAATCTTATAACGATAGTTattttattagaattttttagcAACTACAAGAAACgtgatttttctcaatgtacAAAAAGTTCTTTCTGATTTTTCTGTCGCGCTTGATTTCAAGATGCTTAATTCTAGGATACGTTTTCCGGGGAAATTTTCTCGGCGAAACAATTCATCGTCTAAAATATGTTATTAACCGCGTTAATTAATTGCCCGGCAATGCGCGCGTGATATTAACGGGCAATCAGCTTATAAAACTAGTTACTTCGCTTTATGCCTTGGATTATACAAACGCGGTTGCTTTGGGATCAGAGTTTACTCCCATATATATCGTATAATATACGAGCTTATTCGTTCCTGCGAATTTCATTAGATGTGCTAAATTGCATTTAAGTATATTTACGCACACCGCTTCTGCGGCATATTGCAATCGAGGTAATAATGCAATTTAAATTTGCAATTACTTGGAGTTTAGGCGATGGAATTATAACGACAACTGGAACAAAGTGCAACGAGATCGGACCCCGATTATGTAATACTTGCGCAGCTGTAATGATACCTAACCATGCTTTTTGCTAACGAAAATGGGGGAGTGGCCAGGCAATATGGCGGCCAGAACTGAGCTATCAGCAAAGTGTTTTAGGTCAATTAAGCTAATACGAGAGTACGGAAAACTGAGTGCAAGCTGTGAAGCTTTAGTTATTTCGCAAGCAATCGGAATAGCGAAAAAAATCCGATAAAAAAGGTCGTTTAGAACTAAATATGGCCCGGTAAGAGTAACGCATTATTTTGCCGCCAGATGTCGCGACAAGATATATTCGTTCTCGATACATGTCTTCGTTCTCATCGTGTTATTTGTagaatgtgaaaatattcctCGTTTGAGGAAATTCTTTTCGCTAGCGTTTTCTTGGTAACTTTTTTTGTGCTCTAGTTTCCGCAAAACATGCAAATACGAAACAATTCTCGTGATTTCGAATTCGCAGATTATAGGAGATGGagtaattttataaatttagcTGTCTTTATTTCCTGTAGAAATAAACAATTGGCGAAACTTTTTATGTTGTCGAGCCTGTGATACTGCAAGATTTgtgcgaaagaaaaataaatttttctatcattACAAGATCAGTTTCgaaaaagtgataaaattttaataccaaTGTctgtttttgtgtttttttttttttcctaaaatctCTTCGATTCTATTCTCAATCATTTGAATTCCGTATCTCAAAGTTGTATAACGGTGATCctgtaattatttgtctgtatCTTGAGATGTAAGTGAACATATTTAAACGATGATAATACAAGAGAAAAACagtaatgtaaaaataaaaagcaaaagaaaatttatcacatCGCAATATGGAAGGTTAcaattataatgtatatgcTTGTTCAGGCTTGGAATAAAAACAGGAGCGTGAACCTCGTTATTATCCGTTATTTTGTAACTACGCGTTCATCATATCTTCACACTGTTTATAACAATTTCTACGTAATCATTATCGATCGCGAAGCTCGATTAAAGGGGGCAAGTAGTTATATCAAATAGGTGCGGACAATTTAGCATTGATTTTGTGATATTTTGATAGAAAAGCCGACTTATCGTGAAGGAAATTCTTCTCCAAGGAAGGAAAAACAAGCATTTGGTTTTTTGAAAGCtgaacaaagaagaaaaaggaaaaaaaaaactgcgttTTTCCCgatgaatgaaatttgttacGTTGGAAGTTCGATTTCCGAATTCTAAATCTTTTGGGCATCtctttaaatattataaaaattggttTTCATCTGGCACTCTTGTGTCATTTTGGATGGGAAaggtttgagaaaaaaaaaaaagaaaagaaaaaaaaacatccacACACGTACGAAACACGCACGCGCGCATCAATTTCAGAAGCTAATTGATTCGTTCGTTTTATTTTGGCTGAAAGGTTTAACCACTCAATCCGCGGCAACTTTAACAGAACGTGAAATCTTCTTTTCCTCTATTTAGTTTCcatctctcactctctctctctctttttcttcattttttttcttcccgtCGATGTTTATCGTCACAGCGCGaagaattcaaaatatcaccaaatttcaacgaaagaCAATTATTGTCAAATTTAAATCGTAAAACTAATCTCCCTAAGAGGTTTAAGGTGGAATATTCGATCGGATCAACATTATGCTTAAATAATTCTTTACAATACACTATAGTCGAATAATATTTGATCCGTTCTGTGCAAAATCGCACGACGATCAGTCGGGCGCCATATAAATAATtcggttttctttttacaatcTTATACGATATCGTCGGGTAAGCGtgggtgaaataaattaattaattgccTCCACTTTCGTTCTATAATGGTACAAGAATTTCAATATAAAACTAAACCGTATGTATTcgtattacacatatatatacctatacgttcGTTCACCTCGTCGCTTGCGTTTTATAGTAAAAAAGTTCAGATCTCCACCATCGGCCATTAAGACTCAATTTGCGGTTTATTCCTGTcgccatatatatatatatatacacacatatacgaGGATAAAACTTTAATCATCTGCGGTTACGCGGAATAAagtcaatgttttttttttttttttttttcaattttcaatcaagaaagaaaaaagaaatggtaaaaatataatatgctttttccttttcatttcattacgATATTCGCAATGAGGCGAGCTATTTCGAATCCGTATGACTAAGGTCCCAAGTTATTTCAGATACatacttacatttttttttttatacggtCCATTCAGCAGCAGCTTATAATATAAATCACTGCATACATATTTATCGATATTCAAATCATGCTCAGCTTCATTTcagtaatatgtatatatatatatatatatatatatatatatatatatatataattttgttgACTCTCGgcgttaaattatttttcattctcttagGTGCCGgggttggtttttttttttttttctttttctttgttcctCTCGTTGACACGTAACTATATATTTATTTAGTATGTAtcggaataattaatttccattATCCTTTATTACGTTTCGtatcgtttcattttattcaattcctGAACATCCTACTTATCGATacgaataattaaattctacACCCGGGTTTTTATAACTAGACTGTGAAAATTGAGCAGGAACagagagaaataaaagtaaaataatataaaaattgaaagaaccaagataattttttgtttcttcggTTCATCGCAAGTTTCAGAAATTCGCGCGATAGTTTAACCGTACGGAAATCCTTGGAgatttttctttgcttttgtttccataaataattgttttctttttgcgTTACTCTTtggatatatatattgaagaatgaagaaacctaaaaatttataaacataaaagaatagaaataactaaaataggataggaaaaaaaaaaaaaaatcggtttaAAGAGGGGAGGGAGTGGCGAGATGATGATGAGGCTGCCTCTTCAAATCGTCCGCGGCGGTGAATTTAAGGTGTGTAACATGCATGTTAACAGCAGCTGATGCTTGAAATGTGTGCGAGTAACGCCTGCATAATCATCCATAGGTGCATAATACGTACATGAATGCATAAATGCATGTGCACATGTATGCTGTGTGtttgcgcgtgtgtgtgtatatatatatatatatacacatatagtAGTAACCCTGGTTTTGTAGTAGAATGGacgtatacacacatacatccATACATACAGGGCGTTCCGTATAAAGTTGGAGCGACGTCGGTCTCGGACTCCAGTTGAACGTGGTGGGCTTGCAGGCAGTGTTCAGCTGCCGTTGGTTGTCGGGACATAATTTACAATTGCACAGctacgcaaaaaaaaataaaataaataaaataaataaaaaaaaaacaaaaaaaaaaaaacacacacacactgtATAAATGCGGTGTATTATAAACGCGCGACATTCCGACTGTATtagataatataatatgtacgtaatacatgtatgcaaaatttcatcCTTACACGGATTTAACAATAATCACGCGTAACGTAACTTTAGATATCGAAggttttttggtttttttgtttttttttttttttcagtttttctcaCCTACgcggtgaagaaaaatttggagGACTATAATTTTGGCTTATTGTTTCTTTTGCCTTTTTTCCAGGCTCTCGATAAGggttcgaatatttttct
This region of Neodiprion virginianus isolate iyNeoVirg1 chromosome 7, iyNeoVirg1.1, whole genome shotgun sequence genomic DNA includes:
- the LOC124308457 gene encoding protein CTLA-2-alpha-like, yielding MSAQSSVNESQVGAANSAISMPGLDLDEWNAFKAKHNKKYETVEEEKKRMTIYLESKEKIAKHNADFEKGLTTFKMGINHFADMTPEERKMGH